In Aspergillus fumigatus Af293 chromosome 4, whole genome shotgun sequence, one genomic interval encodes:
- a CDS encoding putative GTPase NOG2, which produces MGTGKKEANRKVRQGKVGDGMANVRTKGENFYRDAKKVKHLNMFKDGKPRRDAAGNITVAASYQSRDAPTARIEPNRKWFGNTRVISQEALTSFREAVAERASDPYSVLLKTNKLPMSLIRDNVHTVNGLKQHEAKMAIETAPFSDTFGPKAQRKRVKLGVASLEDLAGQTAKMHDAYVEKTDQATHEDGTIIASGDVSTDDKTFSEAPTARESVFSKGQSKRIWNELYKVIDSSDVVIHVLDARDPEGTRCRSVEKYIREEAPHKHLIFVLNKCDLVPTSVAASWVRHLSKDYPTLAFHASINNSFGKGSLIQLLRQFSSLHSDRKQISVGLIGYPNTGKSSIINTLRKKKVCNVAPIPGETKVWQYVTLMKRIYLIDCPGVVPPNQNDTEQDILLRGVVRIENVHNPEQYIPAVLAKVQPKHLERTYGIKSTGDSIEFLSILARKGGRLLRGGEPDLDGVAKMVINDFLRGKIPWFTPPPKSAGDDNAKIEGREGRLGEMGRKRKLDETNSEPAETTENASNKEDAESEDEEFEGFESDDDDDSIANLEISDEESGEE; this is translated from the exons ATGGGTACAGGAAAGAAGGAGGCGAACCGTAAGGTACGCCAGGGGAAGGTTGGAGATGGCATGGCCAATGTCAGAACGAAGGGTGAAAACTTCTACAG AGATGCGAAGAAGGTCAAGCATCTGAACATGTTCAAGGATGGCAAGCCTCGACGTGACGCTGCTGGAAACATCACCGTCGCCGCCTCATACCAGTCACGAGATGCACCAACGGCTCGGATTGAACCCAACCGTAAATGGTTCGGTAACACGAGAGTGATTTCTCAGGAGGCCTTAACATCCTTCCGCGAGGCGGTCGCTGAACGTGCCTCGGACCCGTACTCGGTTCTCCTCAAGACCAACAAGCTTCCCATGAGCTTAATCAGAGACAATGTTCACACTGTGAATGGACTGAAGCAGCATGAAGCGAAGATGGCCATTGAGACTGCTCCTTTCAGTGATACATTCGGTCCCAAGGCTCAAAGAAAGCGAGTCAAGCTGGGTGTTGCATCTCTGGAAGACCTGGCTGGGCAGACCGCCAAGATGCATGACGCCTATGTTGAAAAGACGGATCAAGCTACTCACGAAGATGGAACAATCATCGCTTCTGGCGATGTGTCCACCGACGACAAGACTTTTAGTGAAGCACCCACTGCTCGAGAGTCCGTCTTCTCGAAAGGGCAGAGCAAGCGAATCTGGAACGAGCTGTACAAGGTTATCGATTCTTCAGATGTTGTCATCCACGTGCTTGACGCTCGTGACCCTGAAGGCACTCGCTGTCGGAGTGTTGAGAAGTATATTCGAGAGGAAGCTCCCCATAAGCATTTGATCTTTGTGCTTAACAAGTGTGATCTTGTTCCTACGAGTGTGGCG GCATCTTGGGTACGGCATCTCTCTAAGGATTACCCCACGTTGGCGTTCCACGCTTCGATCAACAACTCCTTTGGTAAAGGTTCTTTGATCCAGCTTCTGAGGCAATTCTCCTCTTTGCACTCGGACCGGAAGCAGATCTCTGTGGGATTGATTGGTTATCCTAACACCGGCAAATCGTCCATCATCAATACTCTgcgaaaaaagaaagtttGCAACGTGGCTCCCATCCCTGGAGAGACCAAGGTTTGGCAGTATGtgactttgatgaagagAATCTATCTCATCGACTGCCCTGGTGTGGTTCCACCAAACCAGAACGACACGGAGCAAGATATTCTCCTTCGTGGCGTCGTCCGTATCGAGAATGTTCACAACCCTGAACAGTATATTCCTGCTGTCCTGGCGAAGGTTCAACCCAAACACCTTGAACGCACATATGGCATCAAGAGCACTGGAGATTCCATCGAATTCCTTAGCATTCTCGCGCGCAAGGGTGGTAGACTCCTCCGTGGAGGCGAGCCCGATTTGGATGGTGTCGCTAAGATGGTTATCAATGATTTCCTTCGAGGCAAGATCCCGTGGTTCACCCCGCCTCCCAAGTCTGCTGGTGACGACAATGCAAAGATTGAAGGTCGGGAAGGTCGGCTTGGGGAGATGGGTAGAAAGAGGAAACTTGACGAGACAAACTCGGAACCTGCGGAAACCACCGAAAATGCCTCTAATAAAGAGGACGCCGAGTCCGAAGATGAGGAATTCGAAGGCTTTGAAAgtgacgacgacgatgactcAATAGCGAACCTTGAAATCAGCGATGAAGAAAGCGGGGAGGAGTGA
- a CDS encoding putative GPI anchored cell wall protein — protein sequence MKNFASLAALAVGANALVTRDNTCCFHLAASGGASGPIGQLDDGQNRVFGNLPEGEFCINSDGGIIDGHGRGCILTPPTTQFQCDAGAQPTAGFSVNAQGLLTYNGKTDFVACETGQNGGLNIYTSPNPNDVTGCKNIQLHADNCANTGVSSSTVSGSVVPVTPTSSAVQESTPATSPTPESSAPGSTTTVKTTMTSTFCPESTIPAGSGSQPSHSASATQSSSPNCPTDLSGQYEFPHLIIPVDSSSPNKAPGTSFNGTVSSTVSSIFNFDIPSSDAGKTCSLVFLFPKKEDLETSSYSFSGDGKIDFAMLESAATSQTSFSNAPKVKQDYGVTTVSPGNSYLISTFQCPAGQAVGFEMKNAGSTNLNFFEDYNPAPLGLYITVC from the exons ATGAAGAATTTTGCCTCTCTCGCGGCTCTTGCTGTCGGAGCCAATGCTCTCGTCACCAGAGACAACACCTGTTGCTTCCATCTGGCCGCTTCTGGCGGTGCCTCTGGCCCCATTGGCCAGCTCGATGATGGACAGAACCGTGTCTTCGGCAACCTTCCTGAGGGCGAGTTCTGCATCAACTCCGATGGCGGAATCATCGATGGCCACGGACGTGGATGTATTTTGACCC CTCCTACCACCCAGTTCCAGTGTGATGCTGGAGCCCAGCCCACCGCCGGCTTCTCCGTCAACGCCCAAGGCCTGCTCACCTACAACGGAAAGACCGACTTTGTCGCCTGTGAGACTGGTCAGAATGGAGGACTGAATATCTACACCTCTCCTAATCCCAATGATGTGACTGGCTGCAAGAACATTCAGCTGCATGCCGACAACTGTGCCAACACCGGTGTCAGTTCTTCCACAGTCTCCGGCTCGGTCGTTCCTGTCACTCCAACAAGTTCCGCAGTGCAGGAGAGCACCCCTGCCACCTCTCCTACTCCCGAGTCGAGCGCTCCGGGATCTACCACCACCGTCAAGACAACCATGACTAGTACCTTTTGCCCTGAGTCAACCATCCCAGCTGGCTCTGGATCTCAGCCTTCTCATTCTGCCTCTGCCACCCAGTCTTCCAGCCCCAACTGCCCGACCGATCTCTCTGGACAATATGAATTTCCTCACCTGATCATCCCTGTCGActcctcttctcccaacAAGGCTCCTGGTACCTCGTTCAACGGCACAGTCTCTTCCACCGTCTCGAGCATCTTCAACTTTGACATTCCTTCCTCGGACGCAGGCAAGACCTGCAGTCTTGTCTTCTTGTTccccaagaaggaggatctCGAGACCTCTTCTTACTCCTTCAGCGGCGACGGCAAGATCGATTTTGCAATGCTAGAGTCTGCCGCTACTTCCCAGACCTCCTTCAGCAATGCTCCCAAAGTCAAGCAAGACTACGGCGTTACCACGGTCTCCCCTGGCAACTCCTACCTGATCTCCACCTTCCAGTGCCCCGCTGGACAGGCAGTCGGCTTCGAGATGAAGAATGCTGGTAGCACCAACCTCAACTTCTTCGAGGACTACAATCCCGCTCC TCTTGGTCTGTACATCACTGTCTGCTAA